TCAGCATCCACCGAATGTTTAcaatgggggggggggggggaggagaaaggggtgggggcgcaGGGGAAAAACGCaagaaggcagcagcagggcaggACGACTCGTTTTCGCTCtgtcacccacccacacccacacacgtacgctCGACACCGCTGCGCGTACGTTGCACTCAGATGAAACGCAGCGGACGCCGTGAGAAAAGGTGGAGAGCAAaagggcagaagaagaaaacgcaGAATTCCGAAACAAAAACGAGATGGTCatgcgctgtgtgtgtgtgtgtgcgtgtgttgtcCCTACcccgacggaggaggagagggcaggtGGAAATGGGCAGACTTCTGAAAGAGTaaaagcaagagagaggcggcctCCGTCGAAATCAACGGGTGAGCCAAAGCAGAAACGAACAACACAATGGGAGGGAAGCGCAACTCTGTGAAGCGGAGAATTTCAGGCTGCGTTTGAGAAGGCGGCTTGTGCGAGCTCGAAAACATCGCGTACACCGACAGGAAAGAGGAGATGTACACATGCGCCCATAAACTgacatgcagagagagagagatgcgcaTGAAAGCAAAACCGCAACAcggagagcaaaaaaaaagagagaagaacagaaaTGACTATGGGGATGTCaaaggggggcagcgagcaagagagagaagaatagaaaggaaaggaaaatgCAAGACCACTGCGAGACGAAGGCGAGGTAAATTACGattgaaagagagagagagagaaagaggggtcTGAAGAAAGCGGATGGGGGGGGCGTAAGCtgagagagcagaaaaggaaaaagggatGTAGGCGGGAAGTGGGGAGATCAATCTGagaaacaaaacacacaagaaGACTCAGACGCCATTTTCCCAGCTGCCTTACTCAGCAAAGCATCTCTGAGAGACATGCTCTACACAGGGCGCTGACACTGgaaagccccccccccccccacacacacaccgaaaGCGACTCATCATAAATCGCAGCACTCGAACATGTTCACAGTGTCCGAAGAGATGTTCGAGACTTTGAAGCACGCAAGGGAGAAGCCTGgatcgctgcgctgcagagaGATAGATGGAGACGCACCGCTCGAGTCTTTCACAGATGAAACCTCGTGCTGGGGCTCCATTGTGGCACGACGAATCATTGGGGATGGGCTCGCTAAGCTGCCTGCCACGGTGCAGCCGAAGTCCGTACCAGAATCCTGACGAGAAGTACCGGATAGGCTGTCTGATTTGATCGTGTTCGTTAGCGGCCCGAGCTCCCCCTTTTCAGTTCGCACCGGTGTGGAAGATGGCGAGAAGAGGTGGGAGAAGCTGCAGTACGCCACCGCCGGAACAACGGGCAATGGCACTTGACACTGCGGTGAGATTTGCATCTGATTGattcccctcacccccttctctgaAGCAGGCAGAGGCTTTCGCGAAAGGCCTTCTGTTTTCCGTGGTGGGCTGCTCTTGGAGATGCCCTTGTCCTTCAGTGATGGAGTGGCTATTGATGACCCCtcttggctgctgctggtgcgcagaCATTTTTCCCTGTTGCTTTCGAACATGTTTCGCAGCTTTGCCACCATACTGCCGTGCTTCTCTTGGGGAAGctgagagaaggaaaaaaggtCTGTATCGATGCTTAGCGACTGTGTCACGCACCACCTTTCCTTGTTGGCTGCTGTCAAggacgccgcagcggcggaggctgCACGGACAGCCTGGGCATGGGGACTGCATGCCAGTCCTCGACTGCCGGTGCGGAATGCGCCCAGATGCGGCTTGGTGTCGCTCGTGTGGGACAGCCTGATGGGTCGGCAGGTGCTCACGCTCGTATTTGGCTTCGATACTGCGTCCTGGAGGGCTGAGCCAGACCTCAGGTCGGCGGCGTTGTTGCCGgtgccgccttcctcgccaTATGCGCAGTTTTCAGAgttgccggtgctgctggcgttCTTTGTTGTGCCAGCGGGCGAGGCTACGTCGGCGTGGCGCTTGCAAGACATCAGTGGTGATAAAATGGACcactcgctctccttccacAAGACTAGACTGTTCAGGTCGACTGGGGATGGCAGGCGCACGGTACTATCCCGCCTGCGACGTGCCCGTTCCTTAACCTGCGTGAGCTTCGGTGACGATGGTGATGCTGGTGCAACTTTGGTGGTTGATGCAGAAGGAGCGACGTTATTGCAAGCGCAGTTGTCGTCGTTTGACAGCAGACCGAAGCTGCTGATAGAGGCGTCGCTCGGTTTCTCTAGAATTCGATCGACAGTTTCGCTACCGCTGTTGAGATGAAGGGGCCTGCTGGAGAGCGTCGCGAGTCGTCTCTGCTCCTCACTCGGTGCCGCGACGAACCCAGGCGATTCCATCAGCACGGAGAAGTCCGTCGTTGACAGGAGATCGACCGAGTCCTCAGCGAACGTGGCGCTATCCCgatctttttcctctcttttccgtaCGTTGCTGGAACGGTCTCCGTCGGCGGCACGACCAGCGGTTAGCGGAGATGCTGATGGAGACCCTACAGCTGGTTTCTTTCCAGGCACAGAGGCGATTGGGACTGCCATGCCGGATGCAAGGATGTCAGTGAGGTCAGCCGGCGGCGactcgcagcgctgccgcgagAGTGCAGATTCTGGGATTGCAGACGCGAGACTGACAGCACTGGCCAGCTCGGAGTCGATGATCACAACGGACAAGTCACACGTCGTGGAGGACGACTTACTGTCCTCCACGCTCCCCAAATTGGAGCTGGAGTCGCCACTGCTCCCACGCTCGCTAATGTTGTGCGATGAGACGGGAAAGGAAAGCCTGTCAGACTTACCTCTGGAATCCGCTTCCCGCATCCCATTCCTTGAGCTGACCGCcagccgctggtgctgaggACACCGAACAGGCGGACGCGGGACACGCGTAAGGTCGATTTCGTGCTGCACCCTAGGTTGTGGCAGGGTCGAGCGACGACCAAGGCTCGAATGAGTGGCGCCCTGAGAATCCTCTTGAGATGAGTCCGTAGCGCTGGAAGGCATTTTTGTGTAGCTCACCGCGAGTGATTGCCGTTGCGCAGCGGAGGTCCGCATGGCGCTCGGTTGCGGTAGTGGGGCCGACAGGGGCTGTGGGGATGACGGATAGCCGGCGCTACCGTGAATACcaatggcagcagcggcggcgtttTGGAGCCTGGAGGCTGCGGAGGCCACCGTTGGAGTAGAAGTCAAGGAAGCGGCGCCACTGTCACTGTTGTTACTCACCCCGCCTACTGCGCCgcttgcggcggcggtgcctaGCTGGAGTCGACTGCTGGAGGAAACTCGAAGAGGCGTCCGCCGCGGAATCTTATCCGAGGAGAGGACAAGGGAATTTTTGAAAGCCATGGCGTTTGACGCGAGGGGACGGCGGCTGTCACCCGCACCACTAACGGGTGCACTGTGGCGCAGTGTAgtgtcgtcctcctctgtcgcGGTGACGCCCAGCGGTGGCTGATGCGAAGAGGCCGAGGCTGCAATGACGGGGTTGATGGCCCGCCTGCCGCCCACCTTTTGTCGTGACGCCTCTGTGAATGGCGGGGCTGGGGGAAAGACGTGCATGTCTGTGGGTCGATTGGCGACTGCGCCTCGCAGTGCCTGGTTGGgcttctgctgttgctgctgatgtgAAGGAGGGACTTGCCGCAAGAGAGCgggagcgccaccgccttgaGGCATCGGAGCCGGGGCACCGTTTCGGGGCATAATGTGCTGCAAAACGTCGCTATTCGCTCGCATGATGTTGTTTCCATTGAGATGCGGCATCATCACAGCCGCGCCGGTGGGAAGACCGTTGACGTGTTCGCCCTCATAGGCAGCGTTGTTGAGCTCCGGTGTGGGGCAGCGTGGCTTCGCTTTGAAGCTCTCAAAGGTTCTGTGCTCCTCATTGGAGGTGTTGGCAGTGTCCTTCTTGAACGTATTTGCTTCCTCGCCTGGGACAATGAGGGTGATAGCagagcgacggcgctgcgtcttGGCCAGCTCGCTAATGATGCTCGAGCGTCGCTCCATCGTGGGCCAGCTGTCTTCGTGTGTGGTGCCCTTAAAGGGAGGCCCAGGGAGAAATAGGCGTCAACGCGACGTCTTGGACGCGATAGGGCTTTGCGCAGGcgtgagagggagacgaaaagaaagagaaaacgaatgGTGTGACGGACTTCCCCGCTGCGTCAGTGAGCGCCTTCGCGTATGCGTAAGAGAAGTGCGGCCAAAATGGGAGGGGAATACTAAAGAAAGGCGGCGGCAAAGGGTGTGTGCCTCCGCTGCAGTGTAGAGGCGgggtgaggggtgaggggggtgaggcagagagggcagcgacggagagagacCGACGGTACAGGCGGGTTGAGGCTgtcaagaagaagaaaacaacaaaaggaaaaaaactGCGAGAACAACAGCGCGTGTGATTCCTTCCGAGGTGACTAACAAAGCGCCGTAAGAGAGATGGTCGGGGGTCGCAGGaggcggaaaaaaaaaggagtgGAGGGTGGGCGCCAAGACTCGCTGTggaggaagcagcagcaaaccacccacaccaccactacaagagaaagacacaACGCGAACGACGAGAGCACAGGCGAGGAGGGGCAGAATGGAAGAGCGCCCAGGCAAGGCAACGAATCACTCAGAAAAGGCACCCGTGAGGgacagaaggagaggcacaaCTACGTAGTAAACAGCAACAATGAATGAGCATACGCGGCTTgcagggaggaaaagaataGGAGGCGGGTGTAGGGCTGAGAGGTGGGGGAACAAGTGAACCGCCAATACACAACTAACAAGGGAATAAATTCTTTAATATCGATGGCGTAAGATCCATGCAAAACGTCCTCGTGGTGGCGCACGTCCGCAAGGCAacacaggggagggggggggcagggataaaggggaagaaggggatgAGAGTAATGCCGCCACTGACGCGGAATCTCCTggtcgctcttcttcttgctagggaaaggagaaaccAAACCAACCACAAAATAAGGCACATAGAAGAGAGGAACTACGAGTTActagcagagagagagcgcgagagagaacgcGTAGTTGATTTTTttgggggaggtggggggaggaggagcgcgaaGAGCTGAAGTGccagcgaagaaaagagtAAGGCGAGGGAAGGCGTAAGAGTacggaaaagaaagggatgGAGGAACCGCACCAACAGCGAGAGCACAGAGGGGTGGTGATGATGGAGGCGGGAAATCtagaagagaggaaaacaacagGCGGTTGGCACAAccgaagagaagggaagagagggagacaacGTGTGGTGCTACCTCTCCCACCAGAAGCGGTGGTAAAGTTGTGCCGAAGCACGTACCCAAgcagaagggaaggagacgGGTCTGCACGTGAAGAGTCCCCTCCGCCAATCTCCCACGCTGCAGTGCGCTGTTTTGCGTAAGAGAGGCCAGCCGAGTATGTCCAATAGGGCGAGCGAAAAGGGGCGGCTGAGATGCAAGAAAAGGGTGTGTGTCTCGAGGAGGACTCGCACCCTCTGCAGGGCACGACAGAGAAGTGGAGGCTCTCTACTGTGTCACTCGTTCGCCAGGGCACGCTATTCACGTGTTGCCGGGCGACTATAGGATAGGCGAAAGGCTGTAAAAACACAAGAAACAAAGAATAAATGATGACTCCTCTCTGTGAAGTGCAGAAAGAGTAAAGATGAGACGCGGTGCACACCATCATACGAGTGCACCGTGTGCAGGCGTGGCGGTGGGCAGCAGTGAAGTCCAgcatgaggaagagggtcCAGGGAGGCAAGCAGCCCGGGATGTAGAgaaaggaggcgaaggcgcaTGAGATGAGTGGGGAATCGGGCGCATGCGAAGAGACGAGCAGAGCAGAGGTTTGGCGGTTGCAGGCTGGCGCTCACCTCCTTCTCGATCAACGAGTTTGAACACAAACACGCGGTAAGAAGTCTGGATCTTGTTATGATGACCATGCCCCCTCCAACAAGCGTGCTGAGATAGTGGTGCCTACTGGTGGGTCATCTCACGGTTCGACCCGGATGGGAAAGACGCTCGCAAATCTCTGAGTGTGCTGATGCCGATTTGGATAGTTCGTAACGACCAGAGAGGTGTGCGGGGGACTGA
The DNA window shown above is from Leishmania panamensis strain MHOM/PA/94/PSC-1 chromosome 31 sequence and carries:
- a CDS encoding hypothetical protein (TriTrypDB/GeneDB-style sysID: LpmP.31.1990) produces the protein MERRSSIISELAKTQRRRSAITLIVPGEEANTFKKDTANTSNEEHRTFESFKAKPRCPTPELNNAAYEGEHVNGLPTGAAVMMPHLNGNNIMRANSDVLQHIMPRNGAPAPMPQGGGAPALLRQVPPSHQQQQQKPNQALRGAVANRPTDMHVFPPAPPFTEASRQKVGGRRAINPVIAASASSHQPPLGVTATEEDDTTLRHSAPVSGAGDSRRPLASNAMAFKNSLVLSSDKIPRRTPLRVSSSSRLQLGTAAASGAVGGVSNNSDSGAASLTSTPTVASAASRLQNAAAAAIGIHGSAGYPSSPQPLSAPLPQPSAMRTSAAQRQSLAVSYTKMPSSATDSSQEDSQGATHSSLGRRSTLPQPRVQHEIDLTRVPRPPVRCPQHQRLAVSSRNGMREADSRGKSDRLSFPVSSHNISERGSSGDSSSNLGSVEDSKSSSTTCDLSVVIIDSELASAVSLASAIPESALSRQRCESPPADLTDILASGMAVPIASVPGKKPAVGSPSASPLTAGRAADGDRSSNVRKREEKDRDSATFAEDSVDLLSTTDFSVLMESPGFVAAPSEEQRRLATLSSRPLHLNSGSETVDRILEKPSDASISSFGLLSNDDNCACNNVAPSASTTKVAPASPSSPKLTQVKERARRRRDSTVRLPSPVDLNSLVLWKESEWSILSPLMSCKRHADVASPAGTTKNASSTGNSENCAYGEEGGTGNNAADLRSGSALQDAVSKPNTSVSTCRPIRLSHTSDTKPHLGAFRTGSRGLACSPHAQAVRAASAAAASLTAANKERWCVTQSLSIDTDLFSFSQLPQEKHGSMVAKLRNMFESNREKCLRTSSSQEGSSIATPSLKDKGISKSSPPRKTEGLSRKPLPASEKGVRGINQMQISPQCQVPLPVVPAVAYCSFSHLFSPSSTPVRTEKGELGPLTNTIKSDSLSGTSRQDSGTDFGCTVAGSLASPSPMIRRATMEPQHEVSSVKDSSGASPSISLQRSDPGFSLACFKVSNISSDTVNMFECCDL